In Salinigranum marinum, one DNA window encodes the following:
- a CDS encoding PHP domain-containing protein has protein sequence MSLTVRIDPHVHSSASYDGHDPVDLILEQAADIGLDAVVVTDHDVMHASLTAAELAADYGLVGIPGVEVSTAHGHLLALGIEELPPRRRPLDETVDWVRRHGGVAIVPHPFQRSRHGVPKRAFTDADAVEVYNSWLFTGYKNRRARRFADKQGYPGVAGSDAHHVGFVGRAYTEIELDGITRAELTADHVLDAIRNGSTRVEGRRTPFRVSTKHYTIAAGRKSGYYAKQGALVSGRTAARSAISAARLLYRLSPLSG, from the coding sequence GTGTCTCTGACCGTCCGCATCGACCCACATGTCCACTCCAGCGCCTCGTACGACGGGCACGACCCCGTCGATCTCATCCTCGAGCAGGCGGCGGACATCGGCCTCGACGCGGTCGTCGTCACCGACCACGACGTGATGCACGCGTCGCTGACGGCCGCGGAGTTGGCCGCCGACTACGGACTCGTGGGCATCCCCGGGGTGGAGGTGTCGACCGCCCACGGTCACCTCCTCGCGCTCGGGATCGAGGAGCTCCCGCCCCGGCGCAGACCCCTCGACGAGACCGTCGACTGGGTCCGCCGACACGGCGGCGTCGCGATCGTCCCCCACCCGTTCCAGCGCTCCAGACACGGCGTTCCCAAGCGCGCGTTCACCGACGCCGACGCGGTCGAGGTGTACAATTCCTGGCTCTTCACGGGCTACAAGAACCGTCGCGCGCGTCGGTTCGCCGACAAACAGGGCTACCCCGGCGTCGCCGGGAGCGACGCCCACCACGTCGGGTTCGTCGGGCGTGCCTACACCGAGATCGAACTCGACGGGATCACCCGCGCGGAGCTCACTGCCGACCACGTCCTCGACGCGATCAGGAACGGCTCGACGCGCGTCGAGGGGCGACGAACACCCTTCCGGGTCAGCACCAAACACTACACGATCGCGGCCGGCCGCAAGAGCGGCTACTACGCCAAACAGGGCGCGCTCGTCAGCGGACGGACGGCCGCCCGGAGCGCGATCAGCGCCGCGCGACTCCTCTACCGACTGTCGCCGCTGTCCGGCTGA
- a CDS encoding ArsA family ATPase — protein sequence MTQPARSPTGTADIVLYGGKGGVGKTTCAAAHALALADDGETLVVSTDPAHSLGDSFERDLGGDPTEVAAGLSAVEVDAETGQAAYRRVVEALAAEFRDAGLRLSDEDLERLFEAGLIPGGDEVAALEYVARYADAGYDHVVFDTAPTGHTLRLLDLPDVLAETLGVAGDVQRRVRRAGRAAKSMVLGPAAYWGTTADTDEITSLQARIAGVGSLLRDPARTSFRVVLTPEQMAIAEAERLVARLSEADIAVGSLVVNRVFENEAACPCDRCRRDAERHATRLGDVGERFDLPVRRVPELEGEAQGLDALERVGSFLVD from the coding sequence ATGACCCAGCCAGCGCGCTCGCCCACGGGAACGGCCGACATCGTGCTCTACGGCGGCAAGGGTGGCGTCGGGAAGACGACCTGCGCGGCGGCGCACGCGCTCGCCCTCGCCGACGACGGGGAGACGCTCGTCGTCTCGACCGACCCGGCCCACTCGCTCGGTGACTCTTTCGAGCGCGACCTCGGCGGCGACCCCACCGAGGTCGCCGCCGGTCTCTCCGCCGTCGAGGTCGACGCCGAGACCGGCCAGGCGGCGTACCGGCGCGTCGTGGAGGCGCTCGCCGCCGAGTTCCGCGACGCCGGGCTTCGCCTCTCCGACGAGGACCTCGAACGGCTCTTCGAGGCTGGCCTCATTCCCGGTGGTGACGAGGTCGCCGCGCTGGAGTACGTCGCGCGCTACGCCGACGCCGGCTACGACCACGTCGTCTTCGACACCGCGCCCACCGGCCACACCCTCCGACTCCTCGACCTGCCGGACGTCCTGGCCGAGACGCTCGGCGTCGCCGGCGACGTCCAGCGGCGCGTCCGACGCGCCGGGCGCGCCGCGAAGAGCATGGTGCTCGGTCCGGCGGCGTACTGGGGGACGACGGCTGACACCGACGAGATCACCTCGTTGCAGGCGCGCATCGCCGGGGTCGGATCGCTCCTCCGGGACCCCGCCCGAACGAGCTTCAGGGTGGTCCTCACGCCCGAACAGATGGCGATCGCCGAGGCCGAGCGGCTGGTCGCGCGGCTCTCGGAGGCCGACATCGCCGTCGGGTCGCTCGTGGTGAACCGTGTCTTCGAGAACGAGGCGGCGTGCCCCTGTGACCGCTGTCGTCGCGACGCCGAGCGCCACGCGACCCGTCTCGGCGACGTCGGCGAGCGGTTCGATCTCCCCGTCCGTCGGGTTCCCGAACTGGAGGGCGAGGCGCAGGGGCTCGACGCGCTCGAACGCGTCGGCTCGTTCCTGGTCGACTGA
- a CDS encoding S49 family peptidase — protein MATSYVLFVVIGVVVGLTVAPLAYNAATASGGTVAVVPIDGGIDGNTATAYTDMMQQVRQSSDIKAVVLVSNSGGGSAAASETMYLQTKRTAQEVPVVASIDASSASGAYYTIAPADTIYAKPASVVGSVGVLGTLPQDLEPNEIVGTTGPNKLSGGDSREFYSILESLRRAFVGAVVESRGDRLQLTAAELTQAQIYSGSQAVQNGLADRIGDRQAAIERAAEVANLESYRVRTLRPTDQVVRFVSRNNYLASDAPNKEMVDFEYFAGRPGTGPTFLMMPGSYVSTEWKLDAAAATNAAADGGVSGSGSAIGAYERPPIRAAAAGGRS, from the coding sequence ATGGCGACATCCTACGTACTGTTCGTCGTGATCGGCGTCGTGGTCGGACTCACGGTAGCCCCGCTGGCGTACAACGCGGCTACGGCGTCCGGGGGGACGGTCGCCGTCGTTCCGATCGACGGCGGCATCGACGGCAACACCGCGACCGCGTACACCGACATGATGCAGCAGGTCCGGCAGAGCTCCGACATCAAGGCAGTCGTCCTCGTCTCCAACAGCGGCGGCGGCTCGGCCGCCGCGTCGGAGACGATGTACCTCCAGACGAAGCGAACGGCCCAAGAGGTCCCCGTCGTCGCGAGCATCGATGCGAGCTCCGCATCCGGCGCGTACTACACCATCGCCCCCGCCGACACGATCTACGCCAAGCCGGCCTCCGTCGTCGGGAGCGTCGGCGTCCTCGGCACCCTCCCGCAGGACCTCGAACCGAACGAGATCGTCGGGACGACCGGCCCGAACAAGCTCTCCGGTGGGGATTCCCGGGAGTTTTACTCCATCCTCGAATCGCTCAGGAGAGCGTTCGTCGGTGCCGTCGTCGAGAGCCGTGGCGACCGGCTCCAGCTGACGGCGGCAGAGCTGACGCAGGCGCAGATCTACTCCGGCTCCCAGGCGGTGCAGAACGGCCTCGCCGACCGGATCGGTGATCGCCAGGCGGCGATCGAACGCGCGGCCGAGGTGGCCAACCTCGAATCGTACCGGGTCCGGACCCTCCGCCCGACCGACCAGGTGGTCCGCTTCGTCTCGCGCAACAACTACCTCGCGTCGGACGCGCCGAACAAGGAGATGGTCGACTTCGAGTACTTCGCCGGTCGCCCCGGGACGGGTCCGACGTTCCTCATGATGCCCGGCTCGTACGTCAGCACCGAGTGGAAACTCGACGCGGCTGCGGCGACGAACGCTGCCGCGGACGGCGGCGTATCCGGCTCGGGGAGCGCGATAGGGGCGTACGAACGGCCACCGATCCGAGCGGCGGCCGCGGGAGGCCGATCGTGA
- a CDS encoding DUF5995 family protein: MATTAASARDPEAGRPRLAAELRAVVDRFWGRLTRTLAAPPSDPDPELTALLAAPFSSVDDVYDRLSAAETHLRNDGDRRAVFLTVYTAMTERVRAGIEGRDRGRRFEDSDWTRRYLVAFAERYRRAIVDFERGRSVPPAWRVAFGASLGGETLVLQDALLGINAHIVHDLAFALDDVGIGDGAERERRHADHLAINEVLSGLADVVQTTLASVYEAAGLREVDELFGRLDETATLHGLRAARAFAWDNAVLLADRPRLAPVVRWRVRTVAAGSAYALLSPGVGSPLLDRLRAAERGEPMLAAVSGAVHGDESGRGRADGTGRRP; this comes from the coding sequence ATGGCCACCACGGCGGCGAGCGCGCGCGACCCAGAGGCCGGCCGGCCGAGGCTCGCCGCCGAACTCCGCGCGGTCGTCGACCGGTTCTGGGGGCGGCTGACCCGAACGCTCGCCGCGCCCCCGTCCGACCCGGACCCGGAACTCACGGCGCTGCTCGCGGCACCCTTTTCGAGCGTAGACGACGTGTACGACCGCCTCTCGGCGGCCGAGACGCATCTCCGCAACGACGGGGACCGCCGGGCGGTGTTCCTCACGGTGTACACCGCGATGACAGAGCGCGTCCGGGCGGGAATCGAGGGCCGAGACCGGGGCCGGCGGTTCGAAGACTCCGACTGGACGCGGCGGTATCTCGTCGCCTTCGCCGAGCGGTACCGACGCGCGATCGTCGACTTCGAGCGCGGCCGGTCGGTCCCGCCGGCCTGGCGGGTCGCCTTCGGTGCCTCGCTGGGCGGCGAGACGCTCGTCCTCCAGGACGCACTGCTCGGGATCAACGCCCACATCGTCCACGACCTGGCGTTCGCGCTTGACGACGTGGGGATCGGCGACGGGGCCGAGCGGGAACGCAGACACGCCGACCACCTGGCGATCAACGAGGTACTCTCGGGGCTGGCCGACGTCGTCCAGACCACGCTCGCGTCGGTGTACGAGGCGGCCGGCCTGCGCGAGGTGGACGAACTGTTCGGCCGACTCGACGAGACGGCGACGCTGCACGGCCTCCGCGCGGCCCGCGCGTTCGCGTGGGACAACGCGGTCCTCCTCGCCGACCGTCCGCGTCTCGCGCCGGTCGTCCGGTGGCGCGTCAGGACCGTCGCTGCGGGGTCGGCGTACGCGCTCCTCTCACCCGGCGTCGGTTCGCCCCTGCTCGACCGCCTCCGCGCGGCCGAGCGCGGCGAACCGATGCTCGCGGCCGTCTCGGGCGCGGTCCACGGCGACGAGAGCGGCCGCGGGCGAGCCGACGGGACCGGGCGGCGGCCGTAG
- a CDS encoding Lrp/AsnC family transcriptional regulator, translated as MSALDDDWRTGLDEVDGTLIDEYQSGFPVVERPFRSVGAALGVSEAEALDRVRNLRERGVFRRFGAVLNPPVIGSSTLAAVQAPEERFDDVAEIVNGYRQVNHNYRRDHAWNMWFVVTAGSRAKRDGILAEIEHRTGCEVLVLPMLTDYYIDLEFPVVNDDRFARESLAETDVSATRISEDATGNLSSLEAALLVEIQDGFPLTETPYRDVARAIDAPVDEVLAAVERLLADGCIKRIGCVVNHIVTGFDANCMVVWDVPDADLDDRGTSVGSLPYVTLCYHRPRRPEQEWPYSLFTMIHGRDPEAVDAKIDELAADHLPFAHERLYSTGTLKQTGARYDELVASA; from the coding sequence ATGAGCGCACTGGACGACGACTGGCGGACGGGCCTCGACGAGGTCGACGGGACCCTCATCGACGAGTACCAGAGCGGGTTCCCCGTGGTGGAACGCCCGTTCCGGAGCGTCGGAGCGGCCCTCGGCGTGAGCGAAGCCGAGGCGCTCGACCGGGTTCGGAACCTCCGTGAACGCGGCGTCTTTCGTCGGTTCGGTGCCGTCCTCAACCCACCCGTCATCGGATCGTCGACGCTCGCGGCGGTCCAGGCACCCGAAGAGCGCTTCGACGACGTGGCCGAGATCGTAAACGGGTACCGGCAGGTGAATCACAACTACCGCCGCGACCACGCGTGGAACATGTGGTTCGTCGTCACCGCCGGCTCGCGGGCGAAACGGGACGGGATCCTCGCCGAGATCGAACATCGGACGGGCTGTGAGGTGCTCGTCCTGCCGATGCTGACCGACTACTACATCGACCTCGAATTCCCCGTGGTGAACGACGACCGGTTCGCGCGGGAGTCGCTCGCCGAGACCGACGTGTCTGCCACCCGCATCTCCGAGGACGCGACGGGGAACCTCTCCTCGCTGGAGGCGGCGCTTCTCGTCGAGATCCAGGACGGCTTCCCGCTCACGGAGACGCCGTACCGCGACGTCGCACGGGCGATCGACGCCCCCGTCGACGAGGTGCTCGCGGCGGTCGAGCGACTGCTGGCGGACGGCTGTATCAAGCGCATCGGCTGCGTCGTCAACCACATCGTGACCGGCTTCGACGCCAACTGCATGGTGGTCTGGGACGTGCCCGACGCCGACCTCGACGACCGCGGTACGAGCGTCGGGAGCCTCCCGTACGTGACGCTCTGCTACCACCGACCGCGCCGTCCCGAGCAGGAGTGGCCGTACAGCCTCTTCACGATGATCCACGGCCGCGACCCCGAGGCGGTCGACGCGAAGATCGACGAACTCGCGGCCGACCACCTCCCCTTCGCGCACGAACGGCTCTACTCGACCGGCACGCTGAAGCAGACGGGCGCGCGGTACGACGAACTCGTCGCGTCGGCCTAG
- a CDS encoding anthranilate phosphoribosyltransferase: MAQAPEHEREFGVWPLKRLMTEVVGSGVKSAEDMSREQATEAMRRILAGEPDPTTLGAFWLANRWKHNNSEELAAYTDVMCEGVEYAAPRANPVDCGANYDGKGETAILGVAAGLVAAAAGTPVVVHSGDRVPTQKQDAYKHVLDALDVRTELSPAESADMVDETGFGFYYQPAFNPAIHDLFDRRDQMGVRSFVNTIETLANPAEADVHLGSFYHLAFAKKVVETFERSEHHDLSRVIMFQGMEGYDDIRPGYTKVAEWTDGDFTDYEIETAEYGMDFEYDDLGVDPDDVAGDSARITREVLAGERSGDFADAVALNAAFRIYARADVDTLDAGLDRAREVIDGGDAAATLEELQAF, encoded by the coding sequence ATGGCACAAGCTCCAGAACACGAGCGCGAGTTCGGCGTGTGGCCGCTCAAACGGCTGATGACGGAAGTCGTTGGCTCGGGCGTCAAGTCGGCCGAGGACATGAGCCGCGAGCAGGCGACCGAAGCGATGCGGCGGATACTCGCGGGCGAGCCGGACCCCACTACGCTGGGTGCGTTCTGGCTGGCGAACCGCTGGAAGCACAACAACAGCGAGGAGCTCGCGGCGTACACCGACGTGATGTGCGAGGGCGTCGAGTACGCCGCTCCTCGGGCGAATCCGGTCGACTGCGGCGCGAACTACGACGGCAAGGGCGAGACCGCTATCTTAGGAGTCGCCGCGGGACTGGTCGCCGCCGCCGCGGGGACGCCCGTCGTCGTCCACTCCGGCGACCGCGTCCCGACGCAGAAACAGGACGCCTACAAGCACGTCCTCGACGCGCTGGACGTTCGGACCGAACTCTCCCCCGCCGAGTCCGCGGACATGGTCGACGAGACCGGCTTCGGCTTCTACTACCAGCCGGCGTTCAACCCCGCGATCCACGACCTGTTCGACCGCCGCGACCAGATGGGTGTCAGGAGCTTCGTCAACACCATCGAGACGCTCGCCAACCCCGCCGAGGCGGACGTCCACCTCGGCTCCTTCTACCACCTGGCGTTCGCGAAGAAGGTCGTCGAGACGTTCGAGCGCTCGGAACACCACGACCTCTCGCGCGTCATCATGTTCCAGGGGATGGAGGGGTACGACGATATCCGCCCCGGCTACACGAAAGTCGCCGAGTGGACTGACGGCGACTTCACCGACTACGAGATCGAGACCGCCGAGTACGGCATGGACTTCGAGTACGACGACCTCGGCGTCGACCCCGATGACGTTGCCGGCGACTCCGCCCGGATCACCCGCGAGGTGCTCGCGGGCGAACGGAGCGGCGATTTCGCCGACGCGGTCGCGCTGAACGCCGCGTTCCGCATCTACGCTCGCGCGGACGTCGACACCCTCGACGCAGGACTCGACCGTGCTCGCGAGGTCATCGACGGCGGCGACGCCGCCGCGACCCTCGAAGAACTGCAGGCGTTCTGA
- a CDS encoding DUF4350 domain-containing protein yields MTPRDVGVALAKRLAVAAIVVVVILAAAFAIPAATNAPTESEPLSTPEYDAETLATTPVPAQGEIDADRSAGNRAGVVVIDESHSNRFGRADIAPLVRELTSIGYGVRFYDGDQTLDQELSNANAFLVIDPGQEFTRDEIDDVRQFTSGGGHLLMVGEPNRKSISASLFGTSITERESALTTLAARYDMSLGTAYLYNLETNGGNYKHVVARPTSASELDFDGVTMFTAASVNSRRGTVLLRAAPNTHKAGLDDGGRHPVAIHKEQDNVILLGDSSFLRADRFNVGDNEQFAAFLVEFLISGNSSGSIDGGDDETTDGEDGESTDTPNETDQAGDGSGQNNTTTTPPPLTPAADSLTPPADWAPGSVASAATAEAVPSASSARPVEPAARPG; encoded by the coding sequence GTGACCCCGCGTGACGTCGGCGTGGCGCTCGCGAAACGGCTCGCCGTCGCGGCGATCGTCGTCGTCGTCATCCTCGCGGCGGCGTTCGCGATCCCGGCGGCGACGAACGCCCCGACGGAGTCCGAGCCGCTGTCGACGCCCGAGTACGACGCCGAAACGCTGGCGACCACGCCGGTCCCCGCCCAGGGTGAGATCGACGCGGACAGGAGTGCCGGCAACCGCGCCGGGGTCGTCGTCATCGACGAGAGCCACTCGAACCGGTTCGGCCGGGCCGACATCGCCCCGCTCGTCAGGGAGCTGACGTCGATCGGCTACGGCGTCCGGTTCTACGACGGCGACCAGACGCTCGACCAGGAGCTGTCGAACGCCAACGCGTTCCTCGTCATCGACCCCGGACAGGAGTTCACGCGCGACGAGATCGACGACGTCCGGCAGTTCACGAGCGGGGGCGGACACCTGTTGATGGTGGGCGAGCCGAACCGCAAGAGCATCTCGGCGAGCCTCTTCGGTACCTCGATCACGGAGCGCGAGAGCGCGCTCACGACGCTCGCGGCGCGGTACGACATGAGCCTCGGAACCGCGTACCTCTACAACCTCGAGACGAACGGCGGCAACTACAAGCACGTCGTCGCGCGGCCGACGAGCGCGTCGGAGCTCGACTTCGACGGCGTCACCATGTTTACGGCGGCGTCGGTCAACTCGCGCCGGGGAACGGTCCTGCTCCGGGCGGCCCCCAACACGCACAAAGCGGGGCTCGACGACGGCGGCCGCCACCCCGTCGCCATCCACAAGGAACAGGACAACGTGATCCTCCTCGGAGACAGTTCGTTCCTCCGGGCCGATCGGTTCAACGTCGGCGACAACGAGCAGTTCGCCGCGTTCCTCGTCGAGTTCCTCATCAGCGGCAACAGCAGCGGTTCGATCGACGGAGGCGACGACGAGACGACGGACGGCGAGGACGGCGAGTCGACCGACACGCCGAACGAGACCGACCAGGCCGGCGACGGTTCGGGACAGAACAACACGACCACGACGCCGCCACCGCTCACACCGGCCGCCGACAGCCTCACGCCGCCGGCCGACTGGGCACCGGGATCCGTCGCGAGCGCGGCGACGGCCGAAGCCGTCCCGTCGGCGTCGAGTGCCCGTCCGGTCGAGCCGGCCGCGCGTCCCGGTTGA